One part of the Vanessa atalanta chromosome 4, ilVanAtal1.2, whole genome shotgun sequence genome encodes these proteins:
- the LOC125077953 gene encoding uncharacterized protein LOC125077953, with the protein MDQSINKPNVSCYGLNIHCINLSFQILLKSRAVFGFFSRDNVECGPYGFVCDGISKVRLCDGDKLLGPTFLCPANTICNEESSDLCENVINYIDSSITKNVRCHRSERLADPTVPNCKGYILCIPNKNRFQGIKFKCSGNTIFNGYTRACTSPEKYKCPLVNTTKTKPQLYGEYNTKANTYRDNSFQSSNAAGHRPIDCKNYKFTLTQDTSPVRSTYFCPSKPVSGENSIRCTVFSNHFCMTLEKDVEDQFIQRTSAAYRMPRKFLAGQQQ; encoded by the exons ATGGACC AAAGCATAAACAAACCAAATGTGTCGTGTTATggattaaatatacattgtataaacTTATCTTTTCAGATCCTACTGAAGAGCAGAGCTGTATTTGGGTTTTTCAGTCGTGATAACGTGGAATGTGGCCCTTATGGTTTTGTTTGCGACGGAATATCAAAAGTAAGATTATGCGATGGTGATAAATTACTAGGACCCACTTTTCTCTGCCCAGCTAACACCATTTGCAATGAGGAGTCTAGTGATCTGTGCGAGAATGTTATAAACTATATTGATTCTTCTATTACCAAGAACGTTCGGTGCCATCGCAGTGAAAGATTAGCTGATCCAACTGTCCCTAATTGCAAAGGCTACATTCTGTGCATTCCTAACAAAAATCGCTTTCAGggtatcaaatttaaatgttcaggaaatactatatttaatggTTATACTCGCGCGTGTACCTCTCCGGAAAAATACAAATGCCCACTAGTCAACACAACGAAGACCAAACCCCAATTATATGGTGAATATAATACAAAGGCGAATACATATCGCGACAATAGTTTCCAGAGCTCGAATGCTGCTGGTCATAGACCTATAGATTGCAAAAACTACAAATTTACGTTAACTCAAGATACTAGTCCTGTTCGATCCACATACTTTTGCCCTTCAAAACCGGTAAGTGGCGAAAATTCTATTCGATGCACTGTATTTTCTAATCATTTTTGTATGACCCTAGAAAAGGATGTCGAAGATCAATTCATTCAAAGAACAAGTGCGGCATATCGGATGCCACGGAAGTTTCTGGCCGGTCAGCAACAATAG
- the LOC125077540 gene encoding protein PF3D7_1417600-like, translated as MAFNIGANCIFFPGLLAITILTLPLISTENIDCKGKSFHCVNSTHFKICVDLGGGVTRTVDEFLIPCPRSTVCNDINKFECEYQVTTTLSPIQQSDEANVLAELSTTSATDVTTSAPENDTNNSGGTTIDISYEFINNDTSYFIPSTTLDDSINQVNSSSANNFKFDKISDLRDEYQLTTTLPPTKQTDVATLAVKNDTSNSSVTTFEKSFEFTNNNTSNFINSTTSDDTLNQVYSSSANNFKHNKTSDLLDEYQVTTVIPSIQQSDVVNELSDLDTTLVWDNVNVTTFAPENDTYSLSATTIGTSYEFINNDTSNFISTTTSDGILNPVNSSSANNFKHNKTSDLLDEYQVTTVLPSIQQSDVVNELSDLDTTLVWDNVDVTTFAPENDTYSLSATMIGTSYEFINNDTSNFISTTTSDGILNQVYSSSANNFKHNKSSDLLDEYQVTTSLPSTQQNDVINELSELDTTSAWDNFVVTTFAPENDTYNSSATTISTNKEFIENDTSNLIANSLKYNETSDLRDQYQIPSTHPSTQLSDVTNESPKMGTPSAWGKYDVTSFAPENDIYNSSATTITTSYEFINNDNSNFIASTTSDETLNQVYFKSASYEYQVTTTLPSTLQRDVNNELSELDTTLTWDNADVTTFALENYTYNLSATTIATSNQLINNVTFNFIPSTSSNDKLNQVNSSSANNINYNKISDVSDSATVTNTNDDSTVNAKITLNDTILNATLNKSITLISDELSLSKTIQGTTELNIDALVLNNSSLYGNNNEHVYTNKERRLSFSSSEIVRNPISYSSETTSFLSHSNTSTTPMTVSSNLNIPNYVSISLPNSLKPTITANLHTLDPINGWIKDGDILTTSTTTVGSDPTTNLVLNVTETVSSSDDIKSDITIPVIRQIYSDTENNLRKVSTDNVFNGRNGFTINVDEQNKTETLFTLVSSYSGSPSTKSVESSTVPNKFVDLTSLTRNNNDWQNSENIVTSSIYATDSVSQFPNQIPDDQLIEMENKYDVINPLVTPHDDILSEILDTEVIASNESLTKDMMKSNTTSEIEILSLTEADLKASNLKVLNNDSIFSTLNYISLMGNLKDISFTNLPESNVTNDTMYKETIVDLTTISNDKLPANYKNTNAENISSVGFNNNNTTLVFKDTTADTTLKADLYNTNLTVSDTAFTFATNPPLINTTPLNINFNSTPTINTQYTPTPKYFQPTIGANPKIHIKNITTIEIPSSSDFNLDMSNRIFTNYPNTSARIETFDKDNRDSISSNLTVLSTNENRTVLLIDTTTIDPNKKIEMYEKEKLNDFYSNRNNISENIANGEKTGVFINSPNITYGQLNIHSPALSISTDTILNNSSDSYVNENEVVVEDLINNNDIFNNNDLVKSSVNQNIVEKKLNTTQKKEMNKIFNLPLRDVNITVNNEMINGEDVIGANLPIQTHKLITLKTYENKSVDVNTETSELISTTETVMIPVSSNLSLTKYKEPTKTYDSVISYTVGTTNPYIYQEHLTIAEPNDQQNATNSKLFVDIEYVDSGLLSTPHNASENNIQDLKLSKNETEFISDAIIQSSPFLTKTSSTAFENSLNVDTTVNLAPNLKNIAQAISSVEILNKNDNNSSSTISNINKHHKNVTMTTNNIEVINNEANIIGMLNNVTLTQNIDKIKSESGANALSNTKTLPTLENKPAFNFELTQNLKQLNNESKLKHNENENNDNIVALLDKTNNSTSPFTENGMNINKTLKLLQADLNLNLSSRDNVQLSNIVKTTPIPTSTVKSLIHSGNRATPLLEQFTCEGRHRGKYSDKSNCNKFYICIGKLQPIIGMCPEDTVFSEIRKQCTNNLSHCIRNNQFKCISSGRFVDVLSENFYYICVKKLDGYVRFKLQCQKGYHLNKDNIQCSVDTSSIENSSNTTSDKSTKEIKSDDNSYSENYEIRFECEKEGKFEYPDDCRKYFLCRKSSKSKFRRKIKKCSSDEVFNKEKRKCVDADSYEC; from the exons ATGGCTTTCAACATAGGAGCaaactgtatattttttccTGGACTTCtg GCTATCACGATTTTGACTTTACCACTGATATCTACAGAGAATATTGATTGCAAAGGAAAATCGTTTCATTGTGTGAATTCAACACATTTTAAGATATGCGTTGATCTAGGTGGAGGCGTGACAAGGACAGTAGACGAGTTTCTTATACCGTGTCCAAGAAGTACTGTGTGCaacgatattaataaatttgagtGCGAATATCAAGTGACGACCACTCTTTCTCCTATACAGCAGAGTGATGAAGCGAATGTACTGGCAGAATTAAGCACAACATCAGCTACTGATGTTACTACATCTGCCCCTGAAAACGATACAAATAATTCAGGTGGGACTACGATTGACATAagttatgaatttataaacaacGATACTTCTTATTTTATTCCGTCAACAACATTGGATGACTCAATAAATCAAGTGAATTCAAGTAGtgcaaataactttaaatttgataaaataagtgATCTACGCGATGAATATCAATTAACGACCACTCTTCCACCTACAAAGCAGACCGACGTTGCTACACTTGCTGTTAAAAATGATACGAGTAATTCAAGCGTGACTACATTTGAAAAAAGTTTTGAGTTTACCAACAACAACacttctaattttattaattcaacaaCATCGGATGACACATTAAATCAAGTGTATTCCAGCAGTGCAAAtaactttaaacataataaaactagTGATTTACTTGATGAATATCAAGTAACGACCGTTATTCCTTCTATACAGCAGAGTGATGTAGTCAACGAACTGTCAGACTTGGACACAACATTAGTTTGGgataatgttaatgttactaCATTTGCCCCTGAAAACGATACGTATAGTTTAAGTGCGACCACGATTGGTACAAGTTACGAATTTATCAACAACGATACTTCTAATTTTATATCGACGACAACATCGGATGGTATATTAAACCCAGTGAATTCCAGCAGTGCAAAtaactttaaacataataaaactagTGATTTACTTGATGAATATCAAGTAACGACCGTTCTCCCTTCTATACAGCAGAGTGATGTAGTCAACGAACTGTCAGACTTGGACACAACATTAGTTTGGGATAATGTTGATGTTACTACATTTGCCCCTGAAAACGATACGTATAGTTTAAGTGCGACCATGATTGGCACAAGTTACGAATTTATCAACAACGATACTTCTAATTTTATATCGACGACAACATCGGATGGCATATTAAACCAAGTGTATTCCAGCAGTGCAAAtaactttaaacataataaatctaGTGATTTACTTGATGAATATCAAGTAACGACCAGTCTCCCTTCTACACAGCAGAATGATGTAATCAACGAACTGTCAGAATTGGATACCACATCAGCTTGGGATAATTTTGTTGTTACTACATTTGCCCCTGAAAACGACACATATAATTCAAGTGCGACTACGATATCCACAAATAAGGAATTTATCGAAAACGATACTTCTAATCTTATTGCAAATAGCttgaaatataatgaaacaagCGATTTACGTGATCAATATCAAATACCGAGCACTCACCCTTCTACACAACTGAGTGATGTAACTAACGAATCGCCAAAAATGGGTACACCATCTGCTTGGGGAAAATATGATGTTACTTCATTTGCCCCTGAAAacgatatatataattcaagtgCGACTACGATTACTACAAGTTACGAATTTATCAACAAcgataattctaattttattgcATCAACGACATCGGATGAGACATTAAATCAAGTGTATTTCAAAAGTGCAAGTTACGAATATCAAGTAACGACCACTCTACCTTCTACACTACAGCGTGATGTAAACAACGAACTTTCAGAATTAGACACAACATTAACTTGGGATAATGCTGATGTTACTACATTTGCCCTTgaaaactatacatataatttaagtgCGACTACGATTGCCACAAGTAACCAACTTATCAACAacgttacttttaattttattccatcAACATCATCGAATGACAAATTAAATCAAGTAAATTCGAGCAGtgcaaataacattaattataataaaataagtgatGTAAGTGATAGTGCTACTGTGACGAATACTAATGACGATTCAACCGTGAATGCAAAGATAACGTTGAATGATACTATACTAAATGccacattaaataaaagtataacgtTGATAAGTGATGAGTTATCTTTATCTAAAACTATTCAAGGTACAACGGAATTAAATATAGACGCCCTTGTACTAAATAACAGCAGTTTATATGGTAATAACAATGAGCATGTTTACACAAACAAAGAAAGACGATTATCATTCTCTTCTAGTGAAATTGTTAGAAATCCAATTTCATATTCCAGTGAAACCACAAGTTTCTTAAGTCATTCCAATACCTCAACGACACCAATGACTGTTTcaagcaatttaaatattccaaattatgtaagtatttcttTACCAAATTCATTAAAACCTACCATTACAgctaatttacatacattagatCCAATAAATGGATGGATAAAAGATGGAGATATTTTGACAACTTCTACCACAACAGTCGGTAGTGATCCTACAACTAACCTGGTGCTAAATGTCACAGAAACTGTAAGTAGTAGCGACGATATTAAAAGTGATATTACTATACCTGTAATTAGACAAATATATTCTGACACagaaaataatttacgtaaAGTATCGAcagataatgtttttaatggCAGGAATGGTTTTACAATAAATGTAgacgaacaaaataaaacagaaactttatttacattagttTCGTCATATTCTGGTTCGCCTTCTACTAAGTCTGTAGAAAGTAGTACTGTACCTAACAAGTTTGTTGATTTAACTTCGCTCACTAGGAATAACAACGATTGGCAAAATTCTGAAAATATCGTAACAAGCTCAATATATGCTACCGATTCGGTAAGTCAATTTCCAAATCAAATACCAGATGATCAATTAATTGAAATGGAAAATAAGTATGATGTTATAAATCCTCTGGTTACACCTCATGATGACATTTTATCAGAAATATTAGATACTGAAGTAATCGCTAGTAATGAATCGTTGACAAAAGATATGATGAAATCTAATACAACTTCAGAGAttgaaattttaagtttaaccGAAGCAGATTTAAAAGCATCTAATCTTAAAGTTCTAAATAATGATAGTATTTTTTCTACGCTTAATTACATATCTCTGATGGGTAATTTAAAGGATATCTCTTTTACAAACTTACCTGAAAGTAATGTAACCAACGATACTATGTATAAAGAAACAATTGTAGACCTAACTACTATAAGTAATGATAAGCTACCtgcaaattacaaaaatactaatgcAGAAAATATAAGTAGTGtaggttttaataataataacaccaCCTTAGTTTTTAAAGATACGACTGCAGATACTACTTTAAAAGCAGACTTGTATAACACAAATCTTACAGTATCAGATACAGCTTTTACGTTTGCTACAAATCCACCCTTGATCAATACTAcgccattaaatattaatttcaattccaCTCCCACGATAAATACTCAATATACTCCAACTCCTAAATATTTTCAACCAACAATAGGTGCTAATCCTAAAATACATATCAAGAATATCACAACCATAGAAATACCATCTTCGTCTGATTTCAATCTTGATATGAGTAACAGAATATTTACTAACTACCCCAATACGAGTGCAAGAATTGAAACATTTGATAAAGATAACAGAGATTCCATAAGTTCTAACCTTACAGTCTTAAGCACGAATGAAAACAGAACCGTGTTATTAATAGATACTACAACTATagatccaaataaaaaaatagagatGTACGAAAAAGAGAaattgaatgatttttattctaatagaaACAATATATCGGAAAATATAGCTAATGGAGAAAAAACTGGTGTATTCATAAATTCACCAAACATTACTTACGGCCAATTAAACATACATTCTCCAGCATTAAGTATTTCAACAGacacaatattaaacaattcaaGTGACTCATACGTGAACGAAAATGAAGTAGTTGTggaagatttaataaataataatgatatttttaataacaatgaccTAGTTAAATCTAGtgttaatcaaaatatagtagaaaaaaaattaaataccacGCAGAAAAAAGAGATgaacaaaattttcaatttacctTTACGTGATGTAAATATTActgtaaataatgaaatgattaaTGGTGAGGATGTAATTGGAGCAAATTTACCAATACAAACACATAAActcataacattaaaaacatacGAAAATAAAAGTGTTGATGTGAATACAGAGACTAGCGAACTTATTAGTACAACTGAAACTGTAATGATCCCTGTTAGTTCCAATTTAAGCTTAACCAAGTATAAAGAGCCGACGAAAACATATGATTCTGTCATTTCTTATACTGTAGGAACAACTAATCCATACATTTACCAAGAACATTTAACCATAGCTGAACCGAATGACCAGCAAAATGctacaaattcaaaattatttgtagacATTGAATATGTCGACAGTGGCTTACTATCCACACCTCATAATGcatctgaaaataatatacaagatttaaaattaagcaaaaatGAAACAGAATTTATTTCAGATGCTATTATTCAATCTTCACCATTTCTAACGAAAACTAGTAGTACAGCTTTTGAAAATAGTTTGAATGTCGATACTACTGTAAATCTTGCcccaaatcttaaaaatattgcacAAGCAATTTCTAGTGTGGAAATTCTCAACAAAAACGATAATAATTCATCAAGTACAATAAGCAATATAAACAAACATCACAAAAATGTAACAATGACAACGAACAACATCGAAGTTATAAATAACGAAGCAAATATAATTGGAATGCTAAATAACGTTACATTGAcacaaaatattgataaaataaaaagtgaatcAGGTGCTAATGCATTAAGTAATACTAAAACCCTGCCTACACTTGAAAATAAACCTGCTTTTAACTTTGAGCTAACACAAAatctaaaacaattaaacaatgaaagtaaattgaaacataatgaaaacgaaaataatgataatattgtagCACTCTTAGATAAAACAAACAACAGTACTAGTCCTTTCACAGAAAATGGaatgaacataaataaaacgttaaagTTATTACAAGcagatttaaatctaaatttatcaTCAAGAGATAATGTACAATTATCGAACATTGTTAAAACTACACCAATACCAACGAGTACGGTGAAAAGTTTGATTCATAGCGGTAACCGGGCGACACCACTACTAGAACAATTCACATGCGAAGGTCGCCATCGTGGAAAATATTCTGATAAAAGTaattgcaataaattttatatttgtataggaAAGCTTCAACCGATTATTGGAATGTGTCCAGAAGATACTGTTTTCAGTGAAATAAGAAAACAATGTACGAATAATCTCTCACATTGTATAAGAAACAaccaatttaaatgtatatcttCAGGAAGGTTTGTTGACGTTTTATcagaaaacttttattatatttgcgtTAAGAAATTAGACGGTTACGttagatttaaattacaatGCCAGAAaggttatcatttaaataaagataatatacaaTGTTCTGTGGATACGTCCTCGATTGAAAATAGTTCCAACACCACCAGTGACAAAAGTACCAAGGAAATAAAATCGGACGATAATTCGTACTCAGAAAATTATGAAATACGATTTGAATGTGAAAAAGAAGGAAAGTTTGAATATCCAGATGATTGCAGAAAATATTTCCTTTGCAGAAAAAGTTCCAAGTCGAAGTTCCgtcgtaaaattaaaaagtgcaGTTCAGACgaagtttttaataaagaaaaaaggaaATGTGTGGATGCGGATAGCTACGagtgttaa